ATATTGAATTATATGAGAAGTTTGAAACTATCAAGAAAGAAAAAGAGAAGCTTGAAAAAGAAATCCACAAATACAAAAATGCTAATACACCTTCTTCCCAAAAGAGATTTGAAAAAGTAGAAGTTCAGGGTCTTAAGGTTGGTCGAAAGAAAGGAAAGAAAAGCCACCATAAAGGAAAAACTAGACAAAAAGAAAAAAAATACAAAGTAGTTGAAGTAACAGCAGCCTTCAACCCATCCAACGGCAGCACAAATATAAAACCTCTAGATTATTTTGAGGAGTTCCCTGTTATAGACTTTAAGATTGTAAAGATAACAAGGCTATTCAAGTGTCGGTACTATGAAGATTTAGATACTGGTGAGGTCTTTCATGCCACCCATCCGTGTATCCCCCATAAAGGTATTTTTGGAAAAAGTGTTGAAGCTTTTGTAAATCTATTGAGGTGGAAATGCAGGGTTCCATTTGACAAGATTGCCTTTACTTCCACGCACGTACTTAACATTCCAATGTCTACAACAACGGCATGGGACATATGCAATCGCACCGCAGATAAGGTTTCTCCCCATTATGATAAGCTAAGAAAAGATATCAAAGAAGAAAAAGCAGTTAATGGAGATGAAACAGGAGCAAAAAGAAACGGTCTTCCCGGATGGCTATGGGGTTTTTTCTCATTAAATATCGCATTATTTGTCTTTAATATTCAACGTGGAGGGGATATCATAAAAAGAGTTCTTGGAAAAGAATATAGTGGTGTCCTTGGCTGTGACGGCTGGTCAACATATGCTACATTCTCAAAAGAAATTGGAATTCTGCTTCAGCGTTGTTGGGCACATGCCATTAGAGAGCTAAAAGAAATCTGCTATAAGAAAAAGAAGCCTGACAAAAGTCTAGTTAAGGCGTATGAGTGGCTGTGTGAAATATTTGAGAAAGTAAAAGAAGCAAGGAAATATAAGAGTCAGGAGATGCGAGAGCAATTGTATGTGGAGTTAATAGAAGAATTAAACACGTGGATTCAGGTTTACAAGCCATACAGA
This portion of the bacterium genome encodes:
- a CDS encoding IS66 family transposase, giving the protein MNKLRLSKRLDDKSKKEIIDKYIELYEKFETIKKEKEKLEKEIHKYKNANTPSSQKRFEKVEVQGLKVGRKKGKKSHHKGKTRQKEKKYKVVEVTAAFNPSNGSTNIKPLDYFEEFPVIDFKIVKITRLFKCRYYEDLDTGEVFHATHPCIPHKGIFGKSVEAFVNLLRWKCRVPFDKIAFTSTHVLNIPMSTTTAWDICNRTADKVSPHYDKLRKDIKEEKAVNGDETGAKRNGLPGWLWGFFSLNIALFVFNIQRGGDIIKRVLGKEYSGVLGCDGWSTYATFSKEIGILLQRCWAHAIRELKEICYKKKKPDKSLVKAYEWLCEIFEKVKEARKYKSQEMREQLYVELIEELNTWIQVYKPYRRLRKFVNKMENAENFWFTCILHLEIEPTNNRAERGLRAWRVLEKIIGCLRSEQGFRTTEIMMSLFGTWDLRNINPYEQLKAIV